In Geminocystis sp. NIES-3709, a single genomic region encodes these proteins:
- a CDS encoding IS701 family transposase, which yields MKEITSSSMPPCFNRWCEKIDPVLKTKAQKREFRNYLGGLLGDSQRKNITQIAHNNLDITYHKLHHFLTESTWNYDEVNDKRLEIIASCRQTKISRCFSLIIDDSGHRKSGNFTDCVGRQYIGEIGKTDNGNVIVTTHIYDGVRSFPLDVELYEKAENFPEGKDAPQFQKKPDIAFNLIEKCLNRNYCPQIILMDGGYGNNTNLLGKLEKKNLKYIGIIAKNRLVKLVKQDFIESEKTIAEIAKSLPQDSFEKIRIGKNREKTLWVATINIELSALSGIKTVAIVMNADTFENSTDIDYLMTNEIGEKVCGNWIVETYTQRNWIEVFYREIKGWLGLSQYQVRNKRSLMRHFILVFCAYTFIQWHRLTGGLRRQWGNKPLNTFAEALEAFRNAVSFRFFQWLKDNVEVFSLYKASLGFIWA from the coding sequence ATGAAAGAAATTACTTCTTCATCAATGCCCCCATGTTTCAATCGCTGGTGTGAAAAAATAGACCCAGTCTTAAAAACAAAGGCACAAAAACGAGAGTTTAGAAATTATTTGGGCGGTTTATTAGGAGATTCTCAAAGAAAAAATATAACTCAAATTGCCCATAATAATCTTGATATTACTTATCATAAATTACACCATTTCTTAACAGAGTCCACTTGGAATTATGATGAGGTAAATGATAAAAGATTAGAAATTATTGCATCCTGTCGTCAAACAAAAATTAGTCGATGTTTCTCCTTAATTATAGACGATTCAGGTCATCGTAAAAGTGGAAACTTTACTGACTGTGTGGGAAGACAATATATTGGTGAAATTGGCAAAACTGATAATGGTAATGTTATAGTCACTACTCACATTTATGATGGTGTGAGAAGTTTTCCTTTAGACGTTGAATTATATGAAAAAGCCGAAAATTTCCCTGAAGGAAAAGACGCTCCACAATTTCAGAAAAAACCAGACATTGCCTTTAATTTAATTGAAAAATGTTTAAATCGAAATTATTGTCCCCAAATAATTTTAATGGATGGTGGTTATGGAAACAATACTAATTTATTAGGCAAACTAGAAAAAAAGAATTTAAAATATATAGGAATTATTGCTAAAAATAGATTAGTAAAATTGGTAAAACAAGATTTTATCGAGTCTGAAAAAACCATAGCTGAAATAGCAAAATCATTACCCCAAGATAGTTTTGAAAAAATAAGAATAGGAAAAAATCGAGAAAAAACTCTTTGGGTAGCAACGATAAATATTGAATTATCAGCTTTGTCGGGAATAAAAACTGTAGCTATCGTCATGAATGCAGATACTTTTGAAAATTCCACAGATATTGATTATTTAATGACTAATGAAATAGGAGAAAAAGTGTGTGGAAATTGGATAGTAGAAACTTATACACAAAGAAATTGGATAGAAGTATTTTACCGTGAAATCAAGGGATGGTTAGGGTTATCACAATACCAAGTGAGAAATAAAAGAAGTTTAATGAGACATTTTATCTTGGTATTTTGTGCCTACACTTTTATTCAATGGCATCGTTTGACAGGAGGTTTAAGAAGACAATGGGGGAATAAACCGTTAAATACTTTTGCTGAGGCATTGGAAGCGTTTCGTAATGCTGTGTCTTTTCGCTTTTTTCAATGGTTAAAAGACAATGTGGAAGTATTTAGTTTATATAAAGCTAGTTTAGGGTTTATTTGGGCATAA
- a CDS encoding helix-turn-helix domain-containing protein has translation MFNFDDDDKKIEFSYSDDDFTPEGRLDFSLLPEYKVKYDRQGYLIEDEKYKEYKAVIDRNEKLKKISRYQKKEELWENMDRLSPNQQKALTLMVSGVNINQIATECNIERSTIYRWLQLDIFTKTLKLWQKQLFIEADTKLNNLVSKALDRLEYILDNPSKFDGKDYLRSIELCLGFMKRNEEKL, from the coding sequence ATGTTTAATTTTGATGATGATGATAAAAAGATAGAGTTTAGTTACAGCGATGATGACTTTACCCCAGAGGGTAGGTTAGATTTTAGTTTGTTACCAGAGTATAAGGTTAAGTACGATCGACAGGGTTACTTAATAGAAGATGAGAAATATAAAGAGTATAAGGCTGTAATAGATAGAAATGAGAAGTTAAAAAAGATCAGCCGGTATCAAAAGAAAGAGGAGTTATGGGAAAATATGGATCGGCTCTCTCCAAATCAGCAAAAAGCATTAACCTTAATGGTATCTGGGGTAAATATTAATCAGATTGCCACTGAATGCAACATAGAAAGGTCAACTATTTATCGATGGTTACAGTTAGATATTTTCACTAAAACATTGAAGTTATGGCAAAAGCAATTATTTATCGAGGCTGATACTAAGCTAAATAACTTGGTAAGCAAGGCGCTTGATCGACTGGAGTATATTTTGGATAATCCTAGTAAGTTTGACGGTAAGGATTATCTAAGATCGATCGAACTTTGCTTAGGGTTTATGAAAAGGAATGAAGAAAAACTTTAG
- a CDS encoding tyrosine-type recombinase/integrase, producing the protein MTTLTFNRSRSDLGILPISTITPLNQPVSDVYSGLIASVHKKTTQRTYKQGIKHFCHYLLTGEVVKGIKVNLSEYQIKTVISDYLKLEAFTANAYLGTYRNALLEADLKPNSINVKIASVKALVKYAFDYEQCNFVLDKVKSLLPEVYRDTKGTSPENIKSMLSFPNLATIKGKRDYAIFRLLWDCALRRGEVNSLNIEDFDELEGTLRIKGKGKLSKEVIYLSSESVTAIKNWLSVRYQPLPQSPLFISLDNATNGHRLSTKTIYNLVKKYSGEVINGKVLSPHQVRHSSITAVLDATGGNVRLAQKHSRHKNFDVLMRYDDNRVSLQKEAVNILANMVS; encoded by the coding sequence ATGACAACTTTAACCTTTAATCGCAGTCGCAGTGATTTGGGGATTTTACCTATATCCACTATTACCCCATTGAATCAGCCCGTATCGGATGTTTACTCTGGTTTAATTGCTTCTGTCCATAAAAAAACTACCCAAAGAACCTATAAGCAAGGGATTAAGCATTTTTGCCATTATCTCCTCACTGGGGAGGTAGTAAAGGGAATTAAAGTTAATCTTTCAGAGTATCAGATTAAAACTGTTATATCAGATTATTTAAAGTTAGAGGCTTTTACTGCTAATGCTTACCTCGGTACTTATCGCAATGCACTTCTTGAGGCTGATTTAAAACCTAACTCTATCAATGTCAAGATTGCCTCGGTTAAAGCGCTCGTTAAATATGCCTTCGATTATGAGCAATGTAATTTCGTTTTGGATAAGGTTAAATCTTTGTTACCAGAGGTTTATCGTGATACCAAAGGTACATCTCCAGAAAATATTAAGTCTATGCTTTCATTTCCTAACCTTGCCACTATCAAAGGTAAACGAGATTATGCCATATTCCGATTACTCTGGGATTGTGCATTAAGACGAGGTGAGGTTAATAGTTTAAATATTGAGGATTTTGATGAGTTAGAAGGCACTCTGAGAATTAAAGGTAAAGGTAAATTGAGCAAAGAGGTTATTTATTTATCCTCGGAGTCAGTAACTGCTATTAAAAATTGGCTTTCAGTTCGGTATCAGCCATTACCTCAATCCCCTCTCTTTATCTCTTTAGATAATGCTACTAATGGACATCGGTTAAGTACTAAAACCATTTATAACCTAGTTAAAAAGTATTCTGGAGAGGTAATTAATGGCAAGGTTTTATCCCCCCACCAAGTCAGACATAGTTCTATTACAGCCGTTTTAGATGCTACTGGGGGTAATGTGAGACTTGCTCAAAAGCATAGCAGACATAAAAATTTCGATGTTTTGATGCGATATGACGATAACCGAGTATCTCTCCAAAAAGAGGCTGTCAACATCCTTGCTAATATGGTTAGCTAA
- a CDS encoding type II toxin-antitoxin system death-on-curing family toxin: MINTSEPKWLNKSTIVEIHRSLISKSGGTGGILNNNALESTLNKAKNSYYYENNNFIPQLACIYAYGFIKNHCFIDGNKRIALAVMTVFLEQNGVIFNGDLEDTLKVFLKLAESLENQEKSVNELTQWLVKNINNLTK; this comes from the coding sequence GTGATTAATACCTCAGAACCAAAATGGTTAAATAAAAGCACTATAGTTGAGATACATCGTAGTTTAATAAGTAAAAGTGGTGGTACTGGTGGCATTTTGAATAACAATGCTCTGGAATCTACTCTAAATAAAGCCAAAAACAGTTATTACTATGAAAATAATAACTTTATACCACAATTAGCTTGTATTTATGCCTACGGATTTATCAAAAATCATTGTTTTATCGATGGTAATAAGAGAATTGCTTTAGCAGTAATGACAGTATTTTTGGAACAAAACGGGGTTATTTTTAATGGGGATTTAGAAGATACCCTAAAAGTGTTTCTAAAATTAGCTGAAAGTTTAGAGAACCAAGAAAAGAGTGTAAATGAACTCACACAATGGCTAGTTAAAAACATCAATAATCTGACTAAGTAA
- a CDS encoding IS5 family transposase, with translation MKLERIKKLKPEKFKRRFGVKKETYNLLVEIVKKEQNNHKRGRKSKLTVSEQILVTLEYLREYRTYFHISEYWNISESTVCRTVHKIEKILLKSGYFSLGGKKELIKKENEIKAVLIDVTEIAIERPKKRQKIYYSGKKKEHTFKAQLVVNKDTLEIICYVNGRGREHDFKIFKNSRLPLSEKIKCLVDKGYQGIEKIHKLSEIPKKKTKKRKLTQEEKRKNRELNRQRIVIEHVNRKLKIFRILSEKYRNKRKRFGLRFNLIAGIYNYEIVKKDIAII, from the coding sequence ATGAAACTTGAGAGAATAAAAAAATTAAAGCCAGAAAAGTTTAAAAGGAGATTTGGAGTAAAAAAAGAAACCTATAATCTTTTAGTAGAAATAGTCAAAAAAGAACAAAACAATCACAAAAGAGGAAGGAAAAGCAAATTAACAGTGTCCGAGCAGATTTTAGTAACCTTGGAATATTTGAGAGAATATCGAACTTATTTTCACATATCAGAGTACTGGAATATCTCAGAATCAACGGTTTGTAGAACAGTTCATAAAATTGAAAAAATCTTGCTCAAATCAGGTTATTTTTCCCTAGGTGGTAAAAAAGAATTGATAAAAAAAGAGAATGAAATTAAGGCAGTATTAATAGATGTTACTGAAATAGCAATCGAAAGACCAAAAAAAAGACAAAAAATTTACTATAGTGGCAAAAAGAAGGAACATACATTTAAAGCACAATTAGTAGTTAATAAAGATACCTTGGAAATAATTTGTTATGTAAATGGACGAGGAAGAGAACATGATTTTAAAATTTTTAAAAACAGTAGATTACCATTAAGTGAAAAAATAAAGTGTTTAGTAGACAAAGGTTATCAAGGTATAGAAAAAATTCATAAATTAAGCGAAATACCAAAAAAGAAAACAAAAAAAAGAAAGTTAACCCAAGAAGAAAAAAGAAAAAATAGAGAGTTAAATCGACAAAGAATCGTAATTGAACATGTAAATAGAAAACTTAAAATATTTAGAATACTATCAGAAAAATATAGAAATAAAAGAAAAAGATTTGGGTTAAGATTCAACTTAATTGCGGGAATTTATAACTATGAAATAGTGAAAAAAGACATAGCTATTATTTAA
- a CDS encoding Eco57I restriction-modification methylase domain-containing protein has product MGILAKRNEERNPDIKAKFNDIPYLNSSLFEITELENQTLFIANLNNDYQLPLFTKTVLKDNQGRRKTGELNTLTYLFDFLSAYNFSSEGKEEIQAERKNLINASVLGLIFEKINGYQDGSYFTPGFITMYMCRETITRAVIEKFNQEKNWNGTNIENLQELIEYQDQEVRKEANNIINSIKICDPAVGSGHFLVSGLNEIIALKSKLNILQDREGKRIKEYTIEVENDELVIKDEDGDLYSYKPNYAPSQRIQETLFYEKKTIIENCLFGVDINLNSVNICRLRLWIELLKNAYYHRDTKELETLPNIDINIKCGNSLISRFDLNSDLSLALKKINLTIADYQQAIKTYHNPQNRQEKEEIVKLIKQIKDNFNTLMTGNTPLEKKLREKESQLYQLQNQTSLLPESDDDKKARETTEKSLNNEINQLKKEIEDETNNVIYRNAFEWRFEFPEVLNEKGDFIGFDLIIGNPPYISANSGEEILKLRQKILQSNRYKTLWEKWDLYVAFIEESFQLIKNRGLCSLIIPYPYLNQNYAKLSREFIIKENTLLEIVNLHSIKVFETATVNNCIVFGKKEYKGDYKIKVSLPEDYKINKTFYVDKYNILTTNSVIELETRKTFNFSQKQFKNLGDVCFISVGMVLNADEKRVKGAFKKKDLISDTQSGIHQKQYIEAKNIDSYQINLIRFLEWNTNRVPNLIRRPTFPELYQNEKILINKIGKIKATYDNNNLFCDQTIRIAVLWCNLIGVQNKSIDNNVKKFSNYSRQQLEQFSTQINIKFILGILNSKLGNYLLDNIRGVGNIDLNPDYLKNIPIPYVPLEQQKTIINLVDEILEIKKKKPQTKTNNKEEIDELVYKLYGLTKEEIKIIEGHQ; this is encoded by the coding sequence TTGGGAATATTAGCGAAAAGAAATGAAGAAAGAAACCCAGATATTAAAGCTAAATTTAATGATATTCCGTACCTGAATAGTTCCTTATTTGAGATAACAGAATTAGAAAATCAAACTTTATTTATTGCTAACTTAAACAATGATTATCAACTACCGTTATTTACAAAAACTGTTTTAAAAGATAATCAAGGCAGAAGGAAAACAGGAGAGTTAAACACCTTAACTTATTTATTTGACTTTTTATCGGCTTATAATTTCAGTAGTGAAGGTAAAGAGGAAATTCAAGCAGAAAGAAAGAATTTAATTAATGCCTCAGTATTAGGGTTAATTTTTGAGAAGATTAACGGTTATCAAGACGGCTCATATTTTACCCCCGGTTTTATTACTATGTATATGTGTCGGGAAACTATCACAAGGGCAGTTATTGAAAAATTTAATCAAGAAAAAAACTGGAATGGTACTAATATTGAAAATTTACAAGAATTAATTGAATATCAAGATCAAGAAGTCAGAAAAGAAGCTAATAATATTATTAATAGTATCAAAATTTGTGACCCTGCGGTGGGTTCAGGTCATTTTTTAGTGTCTGGTTTAAATGAAATTATTGCCTTAAAAAGTAAGTTAAATATTCTGCAAGATAGGGAAGGAAAACGCATTAAAGAATATACGATAGAAGTAGAAAATGATGAATTAGTTATTAAAGATGAGGATGGGGATTTATATAGTTATAAACCTAATTATGCCCCTAGTCAACGCATCCAAGAAACTTTATTTTATGAGAAGAAAACTATTATTGAAAATTGCTTATTTGGAGTTGATATTAATCTTAATTCAGTGAATATTTGTCGGTTAAGATTATGGATTGAGTTGTTAAAAAATGCTTATTATCATCGTGACACCAAAGAGTTAGAAACCTTACCAAATATTGATATTAATATTAAGTGTGGTAATTCTTTAATTAGTCGGTTTGATTTAAACTCAGATTTGAGTTTAGCTTTGAAAAAAATTAATTTAACCATTGCCGATTATCAACAAGCGATTAAAACTTATCATAATCCTCAAAATCGTCAAGAAAAGGAAGAAATTGTTAAGTTAATTAAGCAAATTAAAGATAACTTTAACACATTAATGACAGGTAATACTCCCCTTGAAAAGAAATTGAGAGAAAAAGAAAGTCAGTTATATCAGTTGCAAAATCAAACTTCTTTATTGCCTGAATCAGACGATGATAAAAAAGCCCGTGAAACCACAGAAAAAAGTTTAAACAACGAGATTAATCAATTAAAAAAAGAAATAGAAGATGAGACAAATAATGTTATTTATCGTAACGCTTTTGAATGGCGTTTTGAGTTTCCAGAAGTATTGAATGAAAAGGGTGATTTTATCGGTTTTGATCTTATTATCGGTAATCCCCCTTATATCAGTGCAAATTCAGGAGAAGAAATATTGAAATTAAGACAAAAAATTTTACAAAGTAATCGATATAAAACTCTCTGGGAAAAATGGGATTTATATGTTGCTTTTATTGAAGAAAGTTTTCAGTTAATAAAAAATAGAGGTTTATGCTCTTTAATTATTCCTTATCCTTACCTAAATCAAAATTACGCTAAACTTTCCAGAGAATTTATTATTAAAGAAAATACATTACTGGAAATTGTTAATTTGCATAGCATTAAAGTATTTGAAACTGCTACTGTAAATAATTGTATTGTTTTTGGAAAAAAAGAATATAAAGGTGATTACAAAATAAAAGTTTCTTTACCTGAAGACTATAAAATAAATAAAACTTTTTATGTTGACAAATATAATATTTTAACTACGAATTCTGTTATTGAGTTAGAAACAAGAAAAACTTTTAATTTTTCTCAAAAACAATTCAAAAATTTAGGTGATGTATGTTTTATATCGGTAGGAATGGTATTAAATGCGGATGAAAAAAGAGTTAAAGGTGCTTTCAAAAAAAAAGATTTAATTAGTGATACGCAATCTGGAATTCATCAAAAACAATATATTGAGGCAAAAAATATTGACTCTTATCAAATTAATTTAATTCGTTTTTTAGAATGGAATACTAATAGAGTTCCAAACTTAATAAGAAGACCAACCTTTCCTGAATTATATCAAAATGAAAAAATATTAATTAATAAAATAGGAAAAATAAAAGCCACTTATGATAATAATAATTTATTTTGTGATCAGACAATTAGAATAGCAGTTTTGTGGTGCAACTTAATAGGTGTTCAAAATAAAAGTATTGATAATAACGTAAAAAAATTTAGTAATTATTCTCGGCAACAATTAGAACAATTTTCTACACAAATTAATATAAAATTTATTTTAGGAATTTTAAATTCAAAATTAGGTAATTATCTACTTGACAACATAAGAGGTGTAGGTAATATAGATTTAAACCCAGACTATTTAAAAAATATTCCTATACCTTATGTACCACTAGAGCAACAAAAAACAATAATAAATTTAGTAGATGAAATACTAGAAATAAAAAAGAAAAAACCTCAAACAAAAACCAATAATAAAGAAGAAATAGATGAATTAGTGTATAAATTATATGGATTAACAAAAGAAGAAATTAAGATAATAGAAGGACATCAATAA